TTCAACATCAGCCATTGGGTTTAGTTCCTAACTAGTTCAAGTACGCGGTCACGGACCCGCACCATGGTGGGGAGGTCTTCGGCCTCGGCATTCAGCCGAAGGAAGGGTTCGGTGTTCGACGCGCGGAGGTTGAACCACCACTGTCCGTCATCTGAGGTGAAAGTCAATCCGTCGAGGGTGTCCACGGTGACGCCGTCGCGCTCAAATTCGCTGCGGACACGGGCAACCGCCGCCGGAACGTCGGAGAGCTCGGAGTTGATCTCGCCGGAGGAAAAATACGGCTCGTATTCACGGGCCAGGTCCGAGAGCGGCAGGGTCTGCTCACCCAGCGCGGCGAGGACATGCATGGCCGCCAGCATGCCGGTGTCGGCGTTGTAGAAGTCGCGGAAGTAGTAGTGGGCGGAGTGCTCACCGCCGAAGACGGCGCCTTCCTCGGCCATCAGGGCCTTGATGAAGGAATGGCCCACGCGGGTGCGGACGGCACGGCCGCCGTCGGCCTCCACCAGCTCGGGAACCGCACGGGAGGTGATGAGGTTGTGGATGATCACCGGCGTCGTCTCGCCGGCTGCCTTGGCGCGGGCGATCTCGCGGCGGGCCACGAGCGCGGTGACGGCCGAGGGGCTGACCGGGTCGCCCTTTTCGTCGATCACGAAGCAGCGGTCTGCATCGCCGTCGAAGGCCAGGCCCAGGTCAGCGCCGTGCTCGACGACGGCGGCCTGCAGGTCCCTCAGGTTCTCCGGCTCCAGCGGGTTG
This genomic interval from Arthrobacter sp. zg-Y820 contains the following:
- a CDS encoding phosphomannomutase/phosphoglucomutase, with the translated sequence MTSAFDLSASFKAYDVRGVVGETITPQIVKAVGAAFVDVLDLSGQTVLVGGDMRPSSPEFIKDFAAGATMRGAHVLLLDLISTDELYYACGALDAAGATFTASHNPAQYNGIKMAKAGAVPISSETGLREIQAMAEQYLNAGTIPAVENPGRISVRDILRDYSEYLRSLVDLTDIRPLKVVVDAGNGMAGLTTPAVIGDSLLPALPLEIIDLYFELDGSFPNHPANPLEPENLRDLQAAVVEHGADLGLAFDGDADRCFVIDEKGDPVSPSAVTALVARREIARAKAAGETTPVIIHNLITSRAVPELVEADGGRAVRTRVGHSFIKALMAEEGAVFGGEHSAHYYFRDFYNADTGMLAAMHVLAALGEQTLPLSDLAREYEPYFSSGEINSELSDVPAAVARVRSEFERDGVTVDTLDGLTFTSDDGQWWFNLRASNTEPFLRLNAEAEDLPTMVRVRDRVLELVRN